Proteins from a genomic interval of Gluconacetobacter diazotrophicus PA1 5:
- a CDS encoding threonine aldolase family protein, translated as MPQTQQFASDNYAGICPEALRAMEDANRGSAQAYGDDPWTVRAADAFRATFETDCELFFVFNGTAANSLALAALCQSYESIIAADIAHVETDECGAPEFFSNGAKILVGRTENGKLTPETIRGFARGRTDIHFPRPRAVTITQPTETGQVYSLEEIRAVAATCRELGLKLHMDGARFANAVESLGCTPADMTWRSGVDVLSFGGTKNGMAIGEAVIFFNRSLAEGFDYRCKQAGQLASKMRFLSAPWAVMFETGAWRANAAHANACARHFADQVADLPGVEVQFPVEANAVFLKLPPETTAALRARGWLFYTFIGDSARFMFAWDSERARIDALAADLRAITRTPA; from the coding sequence ATGCCCCAGACGCAGCAGTTCGCCAGCGACAATTACGCCGGTATCTGTCCCGAAGCCCTGCGTGCGATGGAAGACGCCAATCGCGGGTCCGCCCAGGCCTATGGTGACGATCCCTGGACGGTCCGCGCGGCCGATGCGTTTCGCGCGACCTTCGAGACCGATTGCGAGCTGTTCTTCGTCTTCAACGGCACGGCCGCCAATTCGCTGGCCCTGGCCGCGCTGTGCCAGTCGTACGAAAGCATCATCGCCGCCGACATCGCCCATGTCGAAACCGACGAATGCGGGGCGCCGGAATTCTTTTCCAACGGCGCCAAGATCCTGGTCGGGCGGACCGAAAACGGCAAGCTGACGCCGGAGACGATCCGCGGCTTCGCGCGGGGACGCACCGACATCCATTTCCCGCGTCCGCGCGCCGTCACCATCACCCAGCCCACCGAGACCGGCCAGGTCTACAGCCTGGAGGAAATCCGCGCCGTCGCCGCCACCTGCCGCGAACTGGGGCTGAAGCTGCATATGGATGGCGCGCGATTCGCCAATGCCGTCGAAAGCCTGGGCTGCACCCCGGCCGATATGACGTGGCGTTCCGGGGTGGACGTGCTGAGCTTCGGCGGCACCAAGAACGGCATGGCGATCGGCGAGGCGGTGATCTTCTTCAACCGCTCCCTGGCCGAAGGGTTCGATTATCGCTGCAAGCAGGCCGGCCAACTGGCATCCAAGATGCGCTTCCTGTCCGCGCCCTGGGCCGTGATGTTCGAAACCGGCGCATGGCGCGCGAATGCCGCCCATGCCAATGCCTGCGCCCGTCACTTCGCCGATCAGGTCGCGGACCTGCCGGGGGTGGAGGTGCAGTTTCCCGTCGAGGCGAACGCGGTATTCCTGAAGCTGCCCCCCGAGACGACCGCGGCGCTGCGGGCGCGCGGCTGGCTGTTCTATACCTTCATCGGTGACAGCGCCCGCTTCATGTTCGCCTGGGATTCGGAGCGTGCGCGCATCGACGCGCTGGCGGCGGACCTGCGCGCCATCACCCGCACGCCGGCATGA
- a CDS encoding LysE family translocator, with the protein MTLQSWLLYLNAVFLLSAIPGPNMTHIMTVSVRNGIWRTVPGMVGCLLALVALMGASALGLSAVLTASPTLFRVLKFAGAFYLVQMGVRAWLDRGSAPAGPDAAVPLAWHSTLGTSFLVGASNPKAIIFAASFLPQFINPTAPQAPQYGLLVATSAVVETLWYLIYASSGARLAVVLTRAVWRRRVQRFSGALFILFGFALLLHDPK; encoded by the coding sequence ATGACGCTGCAATCCTGGCTGCTCTACCTGAACGCAGTGTTCCTGCTGTCGGCCATTCCCGGGCCGAACATGACGCACATCATGACCGTCAGCGTCCGAAACGGCATCTGGCGGACCGTGCCGGGCATGGTCGGATGCCTGCTGGCGCTGGTCGCGCTGATGGGCGCATCGGCATTGGGACTCAGCGCCGTGCTGACGGCGTCGCCCACCCTGTTCAGGGTCCTGAAATTCGCCGGCGCGTTCTATCTGGTCCAGATGGGCGTGCGGGCCTGGCTGGATCGCGGGTCGGCCCCGGCGGGGCCGGACGCGGCCGTTCCCCTGGCGTGGCATTCCACGCTGGGCACGTCCTTCCTGGTCGGGGCCAGCAACCCCAAGGCCATCATCTTCGCGGCATCGTTCCTGCCGCAATTCATCAACCCCACGGCGCCGCAGGCCCCGCAATACGGGCTGCTGGTCGCGACCTCGGCCGTGGTCGAGACGCTGTGGTATCTGATCTATGCCAGCAGCGGCGCACGCCTGGCCGTCGTGCTGACCCGCGCCGTGTGGCGGCGGCGCGTGCAGCGGTTCAGTGGCGCGCTGTTCATCCTGTTCGGCTTCGCGCTGCTGCTGCACGATCCGAAATAG
- a CDS encoding PhzF family phenazine biosynthesis protein, translating into MTEFAFRQVDVFAARPLKGNPLAVVIGADGLSDGQMAAFANWMNLSETTFLLKPTRPDADYRVRIFTPHQELPFAGHPTLGSCHVWLSMGGVPQGRDVVQDCAAGLVRIRRDGDRLAFAAPTLRRAGPVGAEVLAAVTRGLNLPPDAVVASNWVDNGPGWVAVMLRGRADVLAVRPDFRALGDLQVGIVAPWDKAVDGDGAQFEVRGICGGVDGFEDPVTGSLNAGLAIWMIGSGLAPPAYVASQGAALGRMGRVTVTRIGSDIWIGGETVTRIEGRVTIPDL; encoded by the coding sequence ATGACAGAATTCGCATTTCGCCAGGTCGATGTCTTCGCGGCACGGCCGCTGAAGGGCAATCCGCTGGCGGTCGTCATCGGGGCTGACGGGCTGAGCGACGGGCAGATGGCCGCCTTCGCGAACTGGATGAATCTCAGCGAGACGACGTTCCTGCTGAAGCCCACCCGGCCGGACGCGGATTATCGCGTGCGGATCTTCACGCCGCACCAGGAACTGCCCTTCGCCGGACATCCCACCCTGGGGTCCTGCCATGTCTGGCTGTCCATGGGCGGCGTGCCGCAGGGCAGGGACGTGGTGCAGGACTGCGCCGCCGGGCTGGTGCGCATTCGCCGCGATGGCGACAGGCTGGCCTTCGCGGCCCCCACGTTGCGCCGTGCCGGACCGGTCGGGGCGGAGGTGCTGGCGGCGGTGACGCGCGGGCTGAACCTGCCGCCCGATGCGGTCGTGGCGTCGAACTGGGTGGATAACGGCCCCGGCTGGGTGGCCGTCATGCTGCGCGGCCGGGCGGACGTGCTGGCGGTCCGGCCGGATTTCCGCGCGCTGGGGGACCTGCAGGTCGGCATCGTGGCCCCGTGGGACAAGGCGGTGGACGGTGACGGCGCGCAGTTCGAGGTCCGGGGGATCTGCGGCGGCGTGGACGGGTTCGAGGACCCCGTGACCGGCAGCCTGAATGCCGGCCTCGCGATCTGGATGATCGGCAGCGGGCTGGCGCCGCCGGCCTATGTCGCCAGCCAGGGGGCGGCGCTGGGCCGTATGGGGCGTGTTACGGTGACCCGGATCGGGTCCGATATCTGGATCGGCGGCGAAACGGTGACTCGTATCGAAGGGCGGGTGACGATCCCGGATCTATGA
- a CDS encoding UrcA family protein: protein MMSITGKNRQGAGSPARTAGNGAADRFWPYVEAAGIGLIIVLGLLVLLVLHGPAHGQDDDGAPVAIRVAYSAADIRDVAHARLLLARLDRTALAACGADSTSLDGLRAAAEQSDCRRQGVLRAVARIHAPALDQALRQDGLPS from the coding sequence ATGATGTCCATCACAGGAAAAAACAGGCAGGGCGCCGGCTCTCCGGCCCGGACCGCCGGAAACGGAGCGGCGGATCGCTTCTGGCCGTATGTCGAGGCGGCGGGGATCGGTCTGATCATCGTTCTGGGACTGCTGGTTCTGCTGGTCCTTCACGGACCGGCACACGGGCAGGACGATGACGGCGCCCCGGTGGCGATCCGGGTGGCATACAGCGCGGCCGATATCCGGGACGTGGCACATGCGCGCCTGCTGCTGGCACGGCTGGACCGGACCGCGCTGGCGGCCTGCGGTGCCGACTCCACCAGCCTGGACGGGCTGCGCGCCGCCGCCGAGCAGTCCGATTGCCGGCGGCAGGGCGTGCTGCGCGCGGTGGCGCGCATCCACGCACCGGCGCTGGACCAGGCTCTGCGACAGGACGGCCTGCCGTCCTGA
- a CDS encoding aminotransferase-like domain-containing protein, giving the protein MDRDSMWRPDIPPAPGPLYHRLADAMERDIAAGTLDNGTRLPPHRDLAHALGISIGTVTKAYAEAERRGLLQAHVGRGSFIRAPTPDVAILPTFDIAPTPAPRGTMIDLRCNTPPAVALSQALERAVTQLAAAGHLEPAVQYIQGSGLRPVREAGSAWLARRYGLERDPGDLIQCNGGQHAIALTLSALCRPGDTVLCESSTFYGAKIAAEHLGLSLRGVTMDHEGLVPAALDRIVAETRARVLFTVPTLHNPTARTMGAARREEIVRIARRHDLTIVEDDAYSAYADPGDRPPPIASLAPERTLYLASISKGICPGLRLAFVALPPAMPRERILRGIRALGYCPPALGGLVFTRWVADGTADAVADAVQAEAATRLDLARRILGDAMEQPGAVRSPHIWLPLSPVQTQRVIGRALRAGVELTPQEASSVSRDADPGVRVCLGAPADRATLEQALHVLRTALHDSEVSQTEGIV; this is encoded by the coding sequence ATGGACCGAGACAGCATGTGGCGCCCCGATATCCCACCTGCGCCCGGCCCGCTCTATCATCGGCTGGCCGACGCCATGGAACGCGATATCGCGGCCGGGACGCTGGATAACGGCACGCGGCTGCCCCCGCATCGCGACCTGGCCCATGCGCTGGGAATCAGCATCGGCACCGTGACCAAGGCCTATGCCGAGGCCGAGCGGCGCGGCCTGCTGCAGGCCCATGTCGGCCGGGGGTCGTTCATCCGCGCGCCGACGCCCGACGTGGCGATCCTGCCCACCTTCGACATCGCGCCGACTCCCGCACCGCGGGGGACGATGATCGACCTGCGCTGCAACACCCCGCCCGCGGTCGCATTGTCACAGGCGCTGGAACGCGCCGTCACGCAACTGGCGGCGGCCGGGCACCTGGAGCCCGCCGTGCAGTATATCCAGGGCAGCGGCCTGCGCCCGGTGCGCGAGGCCGGGTCGGCGTGGCTGGCGCGGCGCTACGGGCTGGAGCGCGATCCGGGCGACCTGATCCAGTGCAATGGCGGGCAGCATGCGATCGCGCTGACCCTGTCGGCGCTCTGTCGTCCGGGCGATACGGTGCTGTGCGAATCCTCGACCTTCTATGGCGCCAAGATCGCTGCGGAGCATCTGGGCCTGTCCCTGCGCGGGGTCACGATGGACCATGAAGGGCTGGTGCCGGCGGCGCTGGACCGCATCGTTGCAGAAACCCGCGCCCGGGTGCTGTTCACGGTGCCGACGCTGCACAACCCCACCGCCCGCACGATGGGCGCCGCGCGGCGCGAGGAGATCGTGCGGATCGCCCGGCGGCACGACCTGACGATCGTCGAGGACGACGCCTATTCCGCCTACGCCGACCCGGGCGACCGTCCTCCGCCGATCGCGTCCCTCGCGCCCGAACGCACGCTCTATCTGGCCAGTATTTCCAAGGGGATCTGTCCGGGACTCCGCCTGGCTTTCGTCGCGCTGCCGCCCGCCATGCCGCGCGAGCGGATCCTGCGCGGCATCCGCGCCCTGGGCTATTGCCCCCCGGCGCTGGGCGGACTGGTCTTTACCCGCTGGGTGGCGGACGGCACCGCCGACGCCGTCGCCGACGCGGTCCAGGCCGAGGCCGCCACTCGGCTGGACCTGGCACGGCGAATCCTGGGCGATGCGATGGAACAGCCGGGCGCCGTGCGCTCGCCCCATATCTGGCTGCCCTTGTCGCCGGTGCAGACCCAGCGGGTCATCGGACGGGCCCTGCGCGCCGGCGTGGAACTGACGCCGCAGGAGGCATCCAGCGTGTCGCGCGATGCCGATCCGGGCGTGCGGGTCTGCCTGGGCGCCCCGGCAGACCGCGCGACGCTGGAACAGGCGCTGCATGTCCTGCGCACGGCGCTCCATGACAGCGAGGTCAGCCAAACCGAAGGCATCGTCTGA
- a CDS encoding trimeric intracellular cation channel family protein, with protein sequence MRATLGRIILFADLAGTVVFAAEGAMVAAARGLDLFGVMVLAFVVALGGGMIRDVLIGTVPPSAIQDWRYPVLAFLTGLAVFAGRWAVPTVPGWYPLSVLDAAGLSLFAVAGAEKALSRGIGPLAAAMMGMLTGVGGGVMRDVLLARVPLVLVSDIYATAALAGAALVVVGRRLALPTAPVAVAGGLLCFGLRLLALRYGWRLPAAAP encoded by the coding sequence ATGCGCGCGACGCTGGGCCGGATCATCCTGTTCGCCGACCTGGCCGGCACGGTGGTATTCGCGGCCGAGGGCGCGATGGTGGCGGCCGCGCGCGGGCTGGACCTGTTCGGGGTCATGGTCCTGGCATTCGTGGTCGCGCTGGGCGGCGGGATGATCCGCGACGTGCTGATCGGCACGGTGCCCCCCAGCGCCATCCAGGACTGGCGCTATCCCGTCCTGGCTTTCCTGACCGGGCTGGCCGTGTTCGCCGGGCGATGGGCGGTGCCCACGGTGCCGGGGTGGTACCCGCTTTCGGTCCTGGATGCCGCCGGCCTGTCGCTGTTCGCCGTCGCGGGGGCGGAAAAGGCGCTGTCCCGCGGCATCGGGCCGCTGGCCGCCGCCATGATGGGCATGCTGACCGGCGTGGGCGGCGGGGTGATGCGCGACGTCCTGCTGGCGCGGGTGCCGCTGGTGCTGGTGTCCGACATCTACGCCACCGCCGCGCTGGCCGGGGCCGCATTGGTCGTCGTGGGGCGGCGGCTGGCGCTGCCTACCGCGCCGGTCGCCGTTGCGGGCGGGCTGCTCTGTTTCGGACTGCGGCTGCTGGCATTGCGATATGGCTGGCGGCTGCCGGCCGCCGCGCCCTGA
- a CDS encoding low temperature requirement protein A: MTFEELFFDLVYAFAVTQLSHLLLHHQTTQGAIQALILWFAVWLGWQYTCWITNWFDPERPAVRGLLFGITLLALLLAAALPEAFGERGMLFGVTYAVMQVGRTVFALCAVGADHPLAANFRRMMVWVGAAALFWIAGGLAGEGPRPWLWACGVACEYISPMFGFPVPGLGRSRTSEWTVEGAHMAERCQAFVLVALGETVIMTGDTLAENGVWSAPVILAFLTAFVTSLATWWLYFGTSGKDGSAAIRHSGDPGRMAAYFHYIHVILIAGIIVMAVGSDLVLAHPHGPARPVPAAIMAAGPVIFLLGSLLYKRVVYGCIAPSHLTAIAALVAGYPLVIHMDVLDAGMTMTAIMLLAGFWESRILRHFPAAGA; the protein is encoded by the coding sequence GTGACGTTCGAGGAACTGTTCTTCGACCTGGTCTACGCCTTCGCCGTCACGCAATTGTCGCACCTGCTTCTGCATCATCAGACCACCCAGGGGGCGATCCAGGCGCTGATCCTGTGGTTCGCGGTCTGGCTGGGCTGGCAATATACCTGCTGGATCACCAACTGGTTCGACCCCGAACGCCCCGCGGTGCGCGGGCTGCTGTTCGGCATCACCCTGCTGGCGCTGCTGCTGGCGGCGGCGCTGCCCGAGGCCTTCGGCGAACGCGGCATGCTGTTCGGCGTGACCTATGCCGTCATGCAGGTGGGGCGCACGGTCTTCGCCCTGTGCGCCGTGGGTGCCGATCATCCCCTGGCCGCCAATTTCCGGCGCATGATGGTCTGGGTCGGTGCCGCAGCCCTGTTCTGGATCGCCGGCGGACTGGCCGGCGAGGGGCCGCGTCCCTGGCTGTGGGCCTGCGGCGTGGCATGCGAATATATATCGCCCATGTTCGGCTTTCCCGTGCCCGGACTGGGCCGGTCGCGGACGAGCGAATGGACCGTCGAGGGCGCGCACATGGCCGAGCGCTGCCAGGCGTTCGTCCTGGTGGCGCTGGGCGAAACCGTGATCATGACCGGCGATACCCTGGCCGAAAACGGGGTGTGGAGCGCGCCGGTCATCCTGGCCTTCCTGACTGCGTTCGTGACCTCGCTGGCAACGTGGTGGCTCTATTTCGGCACCAGCGGCAAGGATGGCAGCGCCGCGATCCGCCATTCCGGCGATCCGGGGCGGATGGCGGCCTATTTCCATTATATCCACGTGATCCTGATCGCCGGCATCATCGTCATGGCGGTGGGCAGCGACCTGGTCCTGGCACACCCGCATGGCCCGGCCCGCCCGGTGCCCGCCGCGATCATGGCGGCGGGGCCGGTGATCTTCCTGCTGGGCAGCCTTTTGTACAAGCGCGTGGTCTATGGCTGCATCGCGCCGTCGCACCTGACGGCCATCGCGGCCCTGGTCGCCGGTTATCCGCTGGTGATTCACATGGACGTCCTGGACGCGGGCATGACCATGACCGCGATCATGCTGCTGGCGGGATTCTGGGAAAGCCGGATCCTGCGCCATTTCCCCGCCGCCGGGGCCTGA
- a CDS encoding M61 family metallopeptidase — protein MAGRPYSVRAADSQPQPEPLALPDSVPVPRDVPFGGTIHLTVDATDLARRVMTVRESVPVPAALAETGGDMTLLYPMWVPGDHSPTGTIEQFGGLVVKAGVAPLEWVRDTVMVSAFHVRVPKGVHALNLSFQILSPVSPEEGRVVMTPEMLNVQWNAVALYPAGYFTRQIPVQAELRLPHGWQYGTALRAHGPAGDVVTFDPVPFNTLVDSPLFAGRYFRRFDLAPGAAAPVTLNVMADKPAELAATDAQVKAHQDLVTQAGLLFGSHHYDHYDFLLALTNELGRIGLEHHRSSENSGPRGYFTEWDKTFAVRDLLAHEYTHSWNGKYRRPADLWAPNFNTPQRGSGLWVYEGQTQYWGYVLSARSGLMTEQQVIDALAEVGAMYDTRQGRTWRPLQDTTNDPVIAQRSPLSWRSWQRSEDYYSEGQLVWLDADTLIRKLSDGKHSLDDVARHFFGTNDGSFVTSTYQFADVVKALNDIQPYDWATFLRQRLDRTSTHAPLDGFTRGGYRLVYTDQPNDWVKSFAAMRHVTDFSFSLGFLVGKGGTLANVEWGSPAWQAGVTRDAQLVAVNGEAYDPDVLQDAITAARDPHAAPIALLLHMGDHYVTIAIPYHGGLRYPHLQRIPGTPDMLADILAPRH, from the coding sequence ATGGCGGGCCGTCCGTATTCCGTGCGCGCGGCCGACAGCCAGCCGCAACCCGAGCCCCTGGCGCTTCCAGATTCCGTGCCGGTGCCGCGTGACGTGCCGTTCGGCGGAACCATTCATCTGACGGTCGATGCCACCGACCTGGCCCGGCGCGTCATGACGGTGCGTGAAAGCGTGCCGGTCCCTGCTGCGCTGGCGGAAACGGGCGGCGACATGACCCTGCTCTACCCGATGTGGGTGCCGGGCGACCATTCGCCGACCGGCACGATCGAGCAGTTCGGCGGCCTGGTGGTCAAGGCCGGCGTCGCCCCGCTGGAATGGGTGCGCGACACGGTGATGGTCAGCGCCTTCCATGTCCGGGTGCCCAAGGGCGTGCATGCGCTGAACCTGTCGTTCCAGATTCTGTCGCCCGTGTCGCCCGAGGAAGGGCGCGTGGTCATGACGCCGGAGATGCTGAACGTCCAGTGGAATGCGGTGGCGCTGTACCCGGCGGGGTATTTCACGCGCCAGATCCCGGTGCAGGCGGAACTGCGTCTGCCCCACGGATGGCAGTACGGCACCGCGCTGCGCGCCCATGGCCCGGCGGGCGACGTCGTCACGTTCGACCCGGTGCCGTTCAACACGCTGGTGGATTCCCCGCTGTTCGCCGGGCGATATTTCCGCCGGTTCGACCTCGCCCCCGGGGCTGCGGCGCCGGTAACGCTGAACGTGATGGCGGACAAGCCGGCGGAACTGGCGGCCACCGACGCCCAGGTCAAGGCGCACCAGGATCTGGTGACGCAGGCAGGGCTGCTCTTCGGCTCGCACCATTACGACCATTACGATTTCCTGCTGGCTCTGACCAATGAACTGGGGCGGATCGGGCTGGAACATCACCGCTCCAGCGAGAACAGCGGTCCGCGCGGCTACTTCACCGAGTGGGACAAGACCTTCGCCGTCCGTGACCTGCTGGCCCACGAATACACCCATTCCTGGAACGGCAAGTATCGCCGCCCCGCCGACCTGTGGGCGCCGAACTTCAACACCCCGCAGCGCGGGTCCGGCCTGTGGGTGTATGAAGGACAGACCCAGTACTGGGGCTATGTCCTTTCCGCCCGGTCGGGCCTGATGACCGAACAGCAGGTGATCGACGCGCTGGCCGAGGTGGGCGCGATGTACGACACCCGCCAGGGACGCACCTGGCGTCCGCTGCAGGACACGACCAACGATCCGGTGATCGCCCAGCGTTCGCCCCTGTCCTGGCGGAGCTGGCAGCGCAGCGAGGATTATTATTCCGAAGGCCAGCTGGTCTGGCTGGACGCGGATACGCTGATCCGCAAGCTGTCGGACGGCAAGCACTCGCTGGACGATGTCGCGCGCCATTTCTTCGGCACCAATGACGGCAGCTTCGTCACCAGCACCTACCAGTTCGCCGACGTGGTGAAGGCGCTGAACGACATCCAGCCTTATGACTGGGCCACCTTCCTGCGCCAGCGGCTGGACCGCACATCGACCCATGCGCCGCTGGACGGCTTCACGCGCGGGGGATACCGCCTGGTCTATACCGACCAGCCGAACGACTGGGTCAAATCCTTCGCCGCCATGCGGCACGTGACGGATTTCAGCTTCTCGCTGGGCTTCCTGGTCGGCAAGGGCGGTACGCTGGCCAACGTCGAATGGGGCAGCCCGGCCTGGCAGGCCGGCGTGACCCGCGACGCGCAACTGGTCGCGGTGAATGGCGAGGCCTACGATCCCGACGTGCTGCAGGACGCGATCACGGCGGCACGGGACCCGCACGCGGCCCCGATCGCACTGCTGCTGCACATGGGGGACCACTACGTCACGATCGCCATCCCGTATCACGGCGGCCTGCGCTATCCGCATCTGCAGCGGATACCGGGCACGCCCGACATGCTGGCTGACATCCTTGCACCGCGCCACTGA
- a CDS encoding efflux RND transporter periplasmic adaptor subunit codes for MLHIMPPTISGPATGSIAAWGLAALLLAATVAAPSAARAENTTMIRDDHGRLTVPENSPMAARLAVAPVTLTKPSRAIPVPGAIMAEPARSISVQAPLAGHIVSLPVAPGDHVTRGQVVAELLSGDMAQATTDEVKARAALDLARRALTRAQGVAQAGGGAVRDIEAARSTYLQAVAEDDRATARLAALGGQPGGGGTMKLVSPVDGVVSTVNTAAGANVTDPTAPLLTIADTREVWAVANVPENEVATIQAGQQADIYVPGLPGEVLHGAIAAIEPTLHADTRTLQARVVLPNADGALKPNMFATVTVEAPQSPRIMVPQSALLMNNDTVTVFVEVAPHTYMRRNIDIIYDDGDLCEVDSGLSAGERIVTQGAVLLNDD; via the coding sequence ATGCTCCACATCATGCCCCCGACCATTTCCGGGCCAGCCACCGGGTCAATCGCCGCCTGGGGCCTGGCGGCCCTCCTCCTGGCCGCGACCGTGGCCGCGCCGTCGGCCGCCCGGGCCGAGAATACCACCATGATCCGGGACGATCACGGCCGCCTGACGGTTCCGGAAAATTCCCCCATGGCGGCCCGCCTGGCCGTCGCCCCGGTCACGCTGACGAAACCCAGCCGCGCTATTCCCGTCCCCGGCGCGATCATGGCCGAACCCGCGCGCTCGATTTCCGTGCAGGCACCGCTGGCAGGGCATATCGTCAGCCTGCCGGTGGCCCCGGGTGATCACGTGACGCGCGGGCAGGTCGTGGCCGAACTGCTTTCGGGCGACATGGCGCAGGCCACGACCGACGAGGTCAAGGCCCGGGCGGCGCTCGACCTCGCCCGCCGCGCGCTGACCCGTGCCCAGGGCGTGGCGCAGGCCGGCGGCGGTGCCGTGCGCGACATCGAAGCCGCCCGCAGCACGTACCTGCAGGCCGTGGCCGAGGACGACCGCGCCACCGCCCGTCTGGCGGCATTGGGCGGCCAGCCGGGCGGCGGCGGCACGATGAAGCTGGTCTCGCCGGTCGATGGCGTGGTTTCGACGGTCAATACCGCCGCCGGCGCCAACGTCACGGACCCGACCGCGCCGCTGCTGACGATCGCGGACACGCGGGAAGTCTGGGCCGTGGCCAACGTGCCGGAAAACGAGGTCGCGACCATCCAGGCCGGCCAGCAGGCCGACATCTACGTTCCCGGCCTGCCGGGCGAGGTGCTGCATGGCGCCATCGCGGCGATCGAACCGACGCTGCACGCGGATACGCGCACCCTGCAGGCCCGCGTGGTACTGCCCAACGCGGACGGCGCGCTGAAGCCCAACATGTTCGCGACCGTGACGGTGGAAGCCCCGCAATCCCCCCGCATCATGGTCCCGCAATCGGCGCTGCTGATGAACAACGACACGGTCACGGTGTTCGTCGAGGTCGCCCCACACACCTACATGCGTCGGAATATCGATATCATCTATGACGACGGCGACCTGTGCGAGGTCGATTCCGGCCTGTCGGCGGGCGAGCGGATCGTCACCCAGGGCGCGGTGCTGCTGAACGATGATTAA